From Camelus dromedarius isolate mCamDro1 chromosome X, mCamDro1.pat, whole genome shotgun sequence, one genomic window encodes:
- the SCML1 gene encoding sex comb on midleg-like protein 1 isoform X4 encodes MKSLWQTRKPLGYAYKNYNYLLSKKVKSQGLWKKEPAAFSYPESYSPTIPVGRRDIDSYSNFGGRSFHSDESLDQEPESHYQEQELGFCQSPPLFPDSYQPCCMPDEPTQGSSGPCFGSPGARSTSSVYSSARPTSAMAQREPSPGHNLEMMAYPPLMENRSLGQTTSSLGMPGSFAPPSPVGNDPGILKQTFSDDPSTWSVDEVILFLKHVDPQTLTPLADLFRQHDIDGKALLLLKSDMMMKYMGLKLGAAVKLCHYIERLKEKKKFVN; translated from the exons ATGAAGTCATTGTGGCAAACTCGT AAGCCACTTGgatatgcatataaaaattataattacctGCTTTCTAAAAAGGTCAAATCCCAGGGATTGTGGAAAAAGGAACCTGCTGCATTCTCTTACCCTGAAAGTTACAGCCCAACTATACCAGTAGGAAGGCGGGACATTGATTCCTATAGCAACTTCGGAGGCAGGTCTTTTCACTCGGACGAGTCCCTGGATCAGGAGCCAGAGTCCCACTACCAGGAGCAAGAGCTGGGCTTCTGCCAGAGCCCGCCACTTTTCCCAGACTCCTACCAGCCGTGCTGCATGCCCGATGAGCCCACGCAGGGCTCCTCTGGGCCCTGCTTCGGCAGCCCAGGAGCCCGCAGCACCAGCAGTGTCTATTCTTCGGCCCGACCCACCTCGGCCATGGCCCAGCGTGAGCCCAGTCCGGGACACAACCTGGAGATGATGGCGTACCCACCTCTCATGGAAAACAGGAGCCTTGGCCAGACCACCTCATCTCTCGGCATGCCGGGCAGCTTTG CTCCCCCTTCACCAGTTGGAAATGACCCGGGTATCCTAAAACAGACCTTCTCTGATGACCCTTCAACCTGGTCCGTGGATGAAGTGATCCTGTTTTTGAAACATGTAGATCCTCAGACACTCACCCCCCTCGCTGACCTCTTCAGGCAACAT GACATTGATGGGAAGGCTCTGCTGCTTCTCAAGAGCGACATGATGATGAAGTACATGGGCCTTAAGCTGGGGGCAGCCGTGAAACTGTGCCACTACATTGAaaggcttaaagaaaaaaagaaatttgtcaATTGA
- the SCML1 gene encoding sex comb on midleg-like protein 1 isoform X1 yields MSSGSSEIDVIRTRISAFDDDNTVLYAYEPNTAFFNNQENTVSDTAYNEEQQKTVLDVLTHCQVIYDAIQDLDKKFDVIHGKVTKIHRFRMKSLWQTRKPLGYAYKNYNYLLSKKVKSQGLWKKEPAAFSYPESYSPTIPVGRRDIDSYSNFGGRSFHSDESLDQEPESHYQEQELGFCQSPPLFPDSYQPCCMPDEPTQGSSGPCFGSPGARSTSSVYSSARPTSAMAQREPSPGHNLEMMAYPPLMENRSLGQTTSSLGMPGSFAPPSPVGNDPGILKQTFSDDPSTWSVDEVILFLKHVDPQTLTPLADLFRQHDIDGKALLLLKSDMMMKYMGLKLGAAVKLCHYIERLKEKKKFVN; encoded by the exons ATGTCTAGCGGCTCCAGTGAAATTGATGTG ATAAGAACACGAATCTCTGCTTTTGATGATGATAACACTGTTCTTTATGCATATGAACCAAATACTGCATTTTTCAATAAT cagGAAAATACTGTGTCTGACACAGCCTACAACGAAGAGCAACAAAAAACAGTTCTGGATGTCCTTACTCATTGCCAG GTCATCTATGATGCTATTCAAGACCTGGATAAGAAGTTTGATGTTATTCATGGAAAGGTTACAAAAATCCACCGTTTTCGTATGAAGTCATTGTGGCAAACTCGT AAGCCACTTGgatatgcatataaaaattataattacctGCTTTCTAAAAAGGTCAAATCCCAGGGATTGTGGAAAAAGGAACCTGCTGCATTCTCTTACCCTGAAAGTTACAGCCCAACTATACCAGTAGGAAGGCGGGACATTGATTCCTATAGCAACTTCGGAGGCAGGTCTTTTCACTCGGACGAGTCCCTGGATCAGGAGCCAGAGTCCCACTACCAGGAGCAAGAGCTGGGCTTCTGCCAGAGCCCGCCACTTTTCCCAGACTCCTACCAGCCGTGCTGCATGCCCGATGAGCCCACGCAGGGCTCCTCTGGGCCCTGCTTCGGCAGCCCAGGAGCCCGCAGCACCAGCAGTGTCTATTCTTCGGCCCGACCCACCTCGGCCATGGCCCAGCGTGAGCCCAGTCCGGGACACAACCTGGAGATGATGGCGTACCCACCTCTCATGGAAAACAGGAGCCTTGGCCAGACCACCTCATCTCTCGGCATGCCGGGCAGCTTTG CTCCCCCTTCACCAGTTGGAAATGACCCGGGTATCCTAAAACAGACCTTCTCTGATGACCCTTCAACCTGGTCCGTGGATGAAGTGATCCTGTTTTTGAAACATGTAGATCCTCAGACACTCACCCCCCTCGCTGACCTCTTCAGGCAACAT GACATTGATGGGAAGGCTCTGCTGCTTCTCAAGAGCGACATGATGATGAAGTACATGGGCCTTAAGCTGGGGGCAGCCGTGAAACTGTGCCACTACATTGAaaggcttaaagaaaaaaagaaatttgtcaATTGA
- the SCML1 gene encoding sex comb on midleg-like protein 1 isoform X2, whose protein sequence is MSSGSSEIDVQENTVSDTAYNEEQQKTVLDVLTHCQVIYDAIQDLDKKFDVIHGKVTKIHRFRMKSLWQTRKPLGYAYKNYNYLLSKKVKSQGLWKKEPAAFSYPESYSPTIPVGRRDIDSYSNFGGRSFHSDESLDQEPESHYQEQELGFCQSPPLFPDSYQPCCMPDEPTQGSSGPCFGSPGARSTSSVYSSARPTSAMAQREPSPGHNLEMMAYPPLMENRSLGQTTSSLGMPGSFAPPSPVGNDPGILKQTFSDDPSTWSVDEVILFLKHVDPQTLTPLADLFRQHDIDGKALLLLKSDMMMKYMGLKLGAAVKLCHYIERLKEKKKFVN, encoded by the exons ATGTCTAGCGGCTCCAGTGAAATTGATGTG cagGAAAATACTGTGTCTGACACAGCCTACAACGAAGAGCAACAAAAAACAGTTCTGGATGTCCTTACTCATTGCCAG GTCATCTATGATGCTATTCAAGACCTGGATAAGAAGTTTGATGTTATTCATGGAAAGGTTACAAAAATCCACCGTTTTCGTATGAAGTCATTGTGGCAAACTCGT AAGCCACTTGgatatgcatataaaaattataattacctGCTTTCTAAAAAGGTCAAATCCCAGGGATTGTGGAAAAAGGAACCTGCTGCATTCTCTTACCCTGAAAGTTACAGCCCAACTATACCAGTAGGAAGGCGGGACATTGATTCCTATAGCAACTTCGGAGGCAGGTCTTTTCACTCGGACGAGTCCCTGGATCAGGAGCCAGAGTCCCACTACCAGGAGCAAGAGCTGGGCTTCTGCCAGAGCCCGCCACTTTTCCCAGACTCCTACCAGCCGTGCTGCATGCCCGATGAGCCCACGCAGGGCTCCTCTGGGCCCTGCTTCGGCAGCCCAGGAGCCCGCAGCACCAGCAGTGTCTATTCTTCGGCCCGACCCACCTCGGCCATGGCCCAGCGTGAGCCCAGTCCGGGACACAACCTGGAGATGATGGCGTACCCACCTCTCATGGAAAACAGGAGCCTTGGCCAGACCACCTCATCTCTCGGCATGCCGGGCAGCTTTG CTCCCCCTTCACCAGTTGGAAATGACCCGGGTATCCTAAAACAGACCTTCTCTGATGACCCTTCAACCTGGTCCGTGGATGAAGTGATCCTGTTTTTGAAACATGTAGATCCTCAGACACTCACCCCCCTCGCTGACCTCTTCAGGCAACAT GACATTGATGGGAAGGCTCTGCTGCTTCTCAAGAGCGACATGATGATGAAGTACATGGGCCTTAAGCTGGGGGCAGCCGTGAAACTGTGCCACTACATTGAaaggcttaaagaaaaaaagaaatttgtcaATTGA
- the SCML1 gene encoding sex comb on midleg-like protein 1 isoform X3, protein MSSGSSEIDVENTVSDTAYNEEQQKTVLDVLTHCQVIYDAIQDLDKKFDVIHGKVTKIHRFRMKSLWQTRKPLGYAYKNYNYLLSKKVKSQGLWKKEPAAFSYPESYSPTIPVGRRDIDSYSNFGGRSFHSDESLDQEPESHYQEQELGFCQSPPLFPDSYQPCCMPDEPTQGSSGPCFGSPGARSTSSVYSSARPTSAMAQREPSPGHNLEMMAYPPLMENRSLGQTTSSLGMPGSFAPPSPVGNDPGILKQTFSDDPSTWSVDEVILFLKHVDPQTLTPLADLFRQHDIDGKALLLLKSDMMMKYMGLKLGAAVKLCHYIERLKEKKKFVN, encoded by the exons ATGTCTAGCGGCTCCAGTGAAATTGATGTG GAAAATACTGTGTCTGACACAGCCTACAACGAAGAGCAACAAAAAACAGTTCTGGATGTCCTTACTCATTGCCAG GTCATCTATGATGCTATTCAAGACCTGGATAAGAAGTTTGATGTTATTCATGGAAAGGTTACAAAAATCCACCGTTTTCGTATGAAGTCATTGTGGCAAACTCGT AAGCCACTTGgatatgcatataaaaattataattacctGCTTTCTAAAAAGGTCAAATCCCAGGGATTGTGGAAAAAGGAACCTGCTGCATTCTCTTACCCTGAAAGTTACAGCCCAACTATACCAGTAGGAAGGCGGGACATTGATTCCTATAGCAACTTCGGAGGCAGGTCTTTTCACTCGGACGAGTCCCTGGATCAGGAGCCAGAGTCCCACTACCAGGAGCAAGAGCTGGGCTTCTGCCAGAGCCCGCCACTTTTCCCAGACTCCTACCAGCCGTGCTGCATGCCCGATGAGCCCACGCAGGGCTCCTCTGGGCCCTGCTTCGGCAGCCCAGGAGCCCGCAGCACCAGCAGTGTCTATTCTTCGGCCCGACCCACCTCGGCCATGGCCCAGCGTGAGCCCAGTCCGGGACACAACCTGGAGATGATGGCGTACCCACCTCTCATGGAAAACAGGAGCCTTGGCCAGACCACCTCATCTCTCGGCATGCCGGGCAGCTTTG CTCCCCCTTCACCAGTTGGAAATGACCCGGGTATCCTAAAACAGACCTTCTCTGATGACCCTTCAACCTGGTCCGTGGATGAAGTGATCCTGTTTTTGAAACATGTAGATCCTCAGACACTCACCCCCCTCGCTGACCTCTTCAGGCAACAT GACATTGATGGGAAGGCTCTGCTGCTTCTCAAGAGCGACATGATGATGAAGTACATGGGCCTTAAGCTGGGGGCAGCCGTGAAACTGTGCCACTACATTGAaaggcttaaagaaaaaaagaaatttgtcaATTGA